The segment CTAGATTTTATGTATCGTGGGTGCATGCATAAAACACATTTCCTCTCCTCTCAGAAGCTCTGAATTTGAAAGCTATATCTATGTTCTAAAAACTATGTTCTTAGGAAAAAGCAAACATTACTCTCCaggagacaaagagctgtagttTTGAAATGAATGCTCTGATgatgttttcgtgtgtgtgtgtgtgtgtgtgtgtgtgtgtgtgtgtgtgtctgtgtgtgtgtctgtgtctgtgtctgtgtctgtgtctgtgtctgtgtctgtgtatctgtgtctgtgtgcttgtatctatgtgtgtttatgtgtcagtgtgtgtctctgtgtgtgtttgtatgtctgtatgtgtctgtgtgtctgtgtgtgtctacatgtctgtgtgtgtctgtgtgtttgtgtatatctgtgtgtgtctgtttgtatctgcatgtttctgtgtgtctgagtctctgtgtatgtctatgcattCTGTATGTTAGCAAGAAAAAGCTCtatgttacatatttaaaaattatccaattgCCACTGCTTATTTACATCACACAATGTAGCAAAGTAATATTTCTCTAAAATATAAATTGTTTAGCCAAACGGATTTTCTTGTAAATATAAGATGTGATAGTCACACTGACAGTCCTAGGTAATCTCAATgtgtcacaaaataaaacaaagaaaatgaatgtgaaagacataggcacaaagagaaagagaatgagagagagagagagagacagagacagaaacagagacagagacagagatttgaGGGCAAGAGGAGATATAGACAGGATTGGTAGGGAGATGGGGCATTGAAATGGtcagtatatattgtatatatttaatttaaaagttaataaaaatttatttagtaAAGTAAGAGAAAATTGCAAACAGGCTAAGACAgtagaataaaatgaaatgaagacTAGTATTAGTGAGAGCCTTAGAAAACTAGAAATACGGCCCATTAGACTCCCAGCAATAGGAGACTTTTATTGACCCCAAATGTATACATAAAAGTAATATCAGTTATTCACTTTAAATTTTCTATGCATAAAGCTCCCAGAAAGTAAAATTTCATGTAACTCTGTCTGAAAGATTCTTTTCTCATGACATCACTGGAAGGATTGGATGTTGAAAGGAGTagagaagacaaagagaaaacagaacacaTGGGTAAAAAAGAGAATGCCCTCAGCCAAAGGGTCCCCAATAGTCCCTTATTCTAGGAACACATGGAGAATTGCTACTTCACCACTGGAAGGTTATGcttctttgtttgattttctggAACATTCTATCTGCCTTCTCTTGGGATCAAAGTGACAAATAAGTCAGCTTTCAGCTACAGGGGAAGATTCACATATTATGTCACTCATGTGTACTTTGCTTTTATTGGCTCGTGGGAAGTGTGCTCAGTGACCATGGAGCATGGCTTTGAGAGAAACACAAATGAAATGTTTTAAGCATTTTACAGCAAAGCAAGAGGTCTCTGCTTAGTCCTTAGTGTAGGTAGTagaaaatataacataaaataacgAAATATGTTAATATGACCTCTTTTTATATTCATGGAAAAATAAGAGTTTTTTCTTTGCGacttattaaaatagaattaatctctctgtctctgtctctgtctctgtccctctgtgctctctctctctctctctctctctctgtctccccctcccttctcccctccctccctccctgtgtgtatgtatgtgtgtatgtctcttctttctctgtgtgtgtctgactgtctatctctgtctctctccctcatttcctgcctccactcccacTCACCACTCACTGGATAATAATGGAGAAATTCAGACAAGTGTTCACTTGACAAAGTCTCCACTTGCATGATTCCCTGCAATGTAGGAcaagcatttttatttcatttgatttaCCTCATTCATCAAGAGCTTGAAAAGCTAATGCTCTAGGGAGTGTTTCCTGCTCCATTAAAAATATGGATTTCTGTGTGGGGATGTGGACACAAAGGTCATGACAAAACAAGGAGACATTTCCAATATTGTGCcgaatttataaaggaaactcaCTGAGCCTTTCAGAATAAAACCTCTTCCTTCCTCACTCAAACTGACAAAATCCTGAAAGTGTAGAAAGGGCTCAGGCTAGAAGACATTTCTTCTCCAAATCTCATCAGCTTTACTGTGAATACTTAAATATGATTGGGGAAAGAGTTAAGCCATGTGAAAGACATGATTTGATATAAAGCCAGCAAACCAGATTAGAAAATGTATTCTTTGTGCTTTTGGCCTCCCTCTGTCCATTTTGTTTCTGAACCAAGAGTCTCACTAATTCAAAGAATCAATTCAAAAGCAAAATACAAGAAAGATGAGCTAAGGCAACTGGTCAACCACCACACATGTAGTTGATTCACTGAAGCCTCTTTTACCCTTAGTGAACCAAGATCAATAAAGTTTTAGAAAGTACTAATAACTAGAGGAATAGTATGAGGAATGAGTGTAGCAGCAGACAGCAGCTGCTTTACAACCACATACAGAGGATGAACATTTATGAGCAAAAGTTACACATGTGACATGTGAGAGCAGAAATATATCAATAAATGTGCTATGCTACGTCTCCTTCCACTGGAACTGGGTTGTATATACAGATACTCTGTCAAACATCAATGGTTCTAAGACAAATACAGTATCTAAAGCACTTTGCATAGTAATGCCTGGAATTTTACAGAACACGGTTAACCAATCATCTAGAATACACAGTTTTAAGTATTTGTTATGAAATTTTTTAACGTGATACAGTATTTAAGTCACTGCTTAGTAGAGAAGTAGGTGCAGTCAATACCAGGAAGGGGCTGGGGTACAAAAGAGTGTCTCCCAGGCCTTATGCCTTACTTCTTCATTTTGAGCACCTCACTCATTTCCTTCATTTTACTTCTATTCAGTCTGCacagaatgaagaagaagaagaaaataaaggctGGAGAAGGGGTTGTATTTAATATCTACGGGTTTGGTCAAGATCCATTCAAGTAAAAGGAACAACAAGGACAATCCTTCCTTCAATTTGCTTCTTGTCTACCTGCTAATCCTGCTAATTCATGGCTCTCAGTGGGTTTCTGATAATACATTTAACTTTCCTAGGACAACATTCATACCACCACGTCACAGCAGGACAAAATGAAAGGCTCATTCTCTGAGCAATAATACCCCTTTCCAAAcccagccatttctccagacagAAAACCATGGGAAAATGCTGGTGGCACACCCAAATTCCTGTCTCTGCAActcattttcatatatttagaAAGTTCCTGATGTGACTTAAAGCTTGAGTAACTGCAATCAAAATTCTGGTTCCCTTCAGGGGAAGGATCTCTAAGCataacaagaaaaattaaatagcAGCGATCCCATAAAATGCCAACAGAAAGTTTTTTATGATATTTGCTGTGTATGATTTAATTGACAAgtaatattttatgtacttactatatataatacaatattgTGATATGCATGTACATCatggaatgaaaaaaattaatattcccTCCCATCACTTTGCTTTCATGGTAAACACTAATCAAATTTCATTTCACAAACACCTCATTCCAAGggaggaaatgattttttttaactgaaataaCTAGGCATTCCAAGCACCTGCTAGTGAGCAGGTAAAGGAAAGACCGAGAGTGTAACGAGTCAGAAAATTACCTGAAGTTCCTCCCTAGAGTGTGACTAATGTCAAAAGGTATGCCTTTGAATCACAGGTCTATCACTGATAGTTTacctaaaaataaagaagaaaaagaaaagaacgtgtgtgtgtgtgtgtgtgtgtgtgtgtgtgtgtgtgtgtgtgtgtgtgtgtgtgtgtttgctgcttTAGGAGAAATCTTTCCACGTATCAAAATATCAAAAGTGCTTAAATTTCTTGAACATCCAAGTTTAAAGTTCTTGAACACCCAAGTGGGTGATTTCAAAAAGCTGAACActgttattataattttatttttgtccgTTTGCTTCCTTTGAAATTAACGATGTTCGTCAGGTAGACGGTCTTTACTAAATCACAAGGATTTATGTCCTCAAGTTAACTGGCTGTCTCTATCTGCTGGTGTTAAAATGCTTAAGGCAGAAACAGTTCTAAAGCAAAGTAGCCTTGCATCTGGAATCCACCCGTTGTTCTGCAAGTTCTGCAGAATCACGTGTCCAATGCGGAATTCAGGAAACAGTCTCAACAGGTTGGTCCTGGTGATATCCATGAAAGAGTCTGAAAGTTTCATCTCCTTGCTGTTCATGGAGACCAAAACAGTCTTGGAACATTGAATTAAGCCCCTATATCAGAAGCTCTATAATATCATATCGTACAAAAATCAGCTGTCTGGGGCTGAGTAAGATTCTTAACCTCAAGTGACTGAAAAACTCTAAGCtcaaactgaaatttaaaaggaGCTTGCTATCTGCTGTACATAAAAGTTCAAGGAAAACCTTGATTCAAGTATTACATTTTCGTGTCCTCTCTCAACTCCTTAGGCAGCGgtatttttcaaatgaattttcctAACAACTATAGACTCTAAAACTTCTCATGTTTGAGCCCCCTGAAGAAACTCatgtatgttctctctctctctctctctctctctctctctctctctctctctctctctctctctccctacctttctctctcttacacacacacacacacacacacacacacacacacaccttccctgaAAACAACTCTGGGTTTTAATTAACTCATCTCCCCTGATTATAGAAGGAAATACTTCAGGCAggataatatataaagaaaaagagtTTCTATAAATCACAACCTTTGATGCTAAATTACCAAACAGCATATGGCTGGAACTTTGGTAAGAACCCTTCTCTGAATCACATCATGGCTGTATCGTGATACAGCCTGGTAATGCTTGAAGAAGGTACCACATGGccagaggaaggcagggaggatgCAAGGGAGGGGTCAGTCTTGCCCTTTCATAGCAATCCTCACTTAAGTACTAACCAGGGTTAAGAATGAACAGATCAATTCATTTTGAGGACAAGACCCGCAGCCGATAGCCTAAAGATTCCCTGCTAGTCATGTCGCTTAAAGGCACCCTCGAGACTAAACACCATCACACCAGAGGCCAAACTATAAATATATGAGCTacctaaaaaaaatcaaaacatctaAACCATGGTGGTTCTGTTGAAACCTGAGGCTATCTCTATTTCCCATGACTCCCTTCTCTTAACATCTTCATGCCCTAAACTAATAACAGCCTACTGGACAGTTCATGGATAGAGGGTGGAAATGAGTTATTTTCCAGAGCGAAACTGGGGTACCATTAAagattttaaatacataaaaactaaatGTGAAAAACCATTGGTGGTGACTACGTCCAGATTGTGCTTCCTTCATTGACTTCATCAATTGCTATAAATGTCTCTGCGTATCATTCCTACCTCGCCATTCAACTTTCTGTAGCCTGTCAAGACAAACAACACTCCTAGATATTTAAGTAGGAGAATAAAACAGATTACTTTTACTTGGATGTTCATAATAGATTAATAGACAGAAGCCAAAAGCTCTATGCCGATCACTTCCTTTTGAGAAATGGTTGGAGGAAGGAATCAGGAGTACAGTCACACAAGGAAAATCTTCCTAGCAAGACAAAAGGAAGGATTTTGATGCCTGCAACCACGTGGGTAACATCAAAATAGTGACACAGAGGGAAACAAGACAAAGAGGCACACAAATTGGGTGTTTATTTGCATAAACCACTAGGAAATGCAAATGAATCTGTGAAGACCGAAAGAACACCAGGATCAGTGGTTGCTTGGGAAATGTTGGGGTAGGGTTAGGGAGGGAAAGGGCAAGGCTGACAGAGAGAGTTTCATGGGGAAATGTTTggcatttgtttttctggagAGGAAAATACTTCATCTTGCAGGTCTCCTTTGCAATTATTCAAGGCAGTCACTGGATCATAGAACAGCTGTAGATCCCAAGCGGTGCAGATAAGCAGGTGTGGCTGCGTTCTAACAGCTATTTACACAGGAGGCGTGGCAAAGCGGGCTCTAATGGCAATGGTTTGCTAAACACTGATTTCGATGACAGTGATTTTACTACTATACATACGTCAACATTTACCTAATTGTGCTCACTGTGTACCATTTCTTTCATGTCAATAACAACTCAACAAAAACCTCACAAATAAACTGGAAAAGCTTAAATTTTCACCATCCACCTGGTGAGGGCTCATTCATCATAACACactctctcctctgcttcctgcctctgtATTACTTCTCCCTCATACCACTGTCATTTCCTGGTTGGATTTTCCGCTCAGCTGGAGTTCTTGTTTTCCTTCCAGAATTCCCTGTTCTTATCACCATCTTCTTACTTGAGCTTTAAGACAAAATGTGGGCTTCTGAAATGCTTTCCACCTTACATGACCCTTATCTGCTCTGTTCAATACTCCATAGCAACCAGCACGTGGATGCACCTATGATGTGCATGTAAAGAAACACAGGGCCATGCACACAATTACGGTTAATAATTGTATATATACCATGtatatgttatacatatatagggatatttgcatatatgcatatatacatatatggggatatatatggttatatatccataaatggatatattttaaattattttattaacataaattatatcataaaatatattaaattatatatatatattgtatatatttagaatCTTTATCCATATGGCAATTCCCCATCCTAATTGCACCAATCACAATGGCTGccacattaaaaacaaggaaagaaactaaaCATGGCAGTGCACACTTATgttcccagaacttgggagttaggagaattaggagttcaagatcagctttGCTGTATAGCAGGTTCAAGGCTAGTTTGggatacatgagatcctgtctcaaataaataaacaacatcCCCAAATGCTATTTTTTCTATTGTAGTAACTATTTAGTAGAAAAGAAAACTTGTAATGAGggaaatttctatttatttcatgGGCACTCAATTATAAATATTGACTGTTACTTTGAAAAAGTCCTGGGTCTGCTCTCAGGGTCTTCCATTAACCATTGATGTTTTCTTAAGAGAATGCCACCTGTCTTCCAGGTGGTGTCTCCAATAAGCCATTTCTCTGCTGTTCTTCGATTTCCTAGATACACCAAAATGAAGACTGCCACCAACATCTACATTTTCAACCTTGCTCTGGCAGACGCCTTAGCGACCAGTACACTGCCCTTTCAGAGTGTCAACTACCTGATGGGAACATGGCCCTTCGGAACCATCCTCTGCAAGATCGTGATCTCAATAGATTACTACAACATGTTCACCAGCATATTCACCCTCTGCACCATGAGCGTGGACCGCTACATTGCTGTCTGCCACCCAGTCAAAGCCCTGGATTTCCGTACCCCCCGAAATGCCAAAATCGTCAACGTCTGCAACTGGATCCTCTCTTCTGCCATCGGTCTGCCTGTAATGTTCATGGCAACCACAAAATACAGGCAGGGTAAGGGTTAACATGGGCCTGAGTCAGGGATGAGGGTACCTACAGTCTGAAGTATTGGTGATGTCTGAACCGAGCAGAATTCATGGCCCAGTATCTTTGTCAAACTCTACTTTGAATTAAGAAAATTCCTTTAAatgctttgaaatgaaaacatttctctATAATTACAAGCCTTCAAGGTATTTTAATAAGAACAAACTCTACTTATTCCTGATTTCTCTGAACTTACGTCATCAAAATGTTGGATAAATGGAAACAGAGCTCTCGCAAAAGTAATTAAAGCTTAAGCCTAGCAAATGTTTTAGTGAGCTTTGCTCATAATTTCTAAGCAGTTGCCTATCTGACAAATTCACATTCCCTGACTTAATAGAAGCTGCCATCCAGAAATGGAAGGGAAGAATCCATTAACAGGAAAATCCTACAAACCTTGGATATGGTTATGTCTTTTACAATAGCATAAATCCCGCCGAGTGTCTGACTCATTGAGAAATATACAGAACTTCTCACTTCATAAGATCTTAATGTGACCCAAGTggacagaaaaatagaaaatgtgggaaggaaaaaacagaaagtaacttCTCTGTACATCAATGGATGAGTCTCTCCCTTcgtttctttaattcctttcttacCAGTCTGTAAGCAACAAACTTCACTCAGCTCAGGTCAAAGATATTAGTAGGCAAAGGAGCAATTTCAGTACCCAGTGCTATAAATAAATGTCACcgctaattttttttctgaaaattctTTCCTTCCAGGGTCCATAGATTGCACCCTCACGTTCTCCCACCCAACCTGGTACTGGGAGAACCTGCTCAAAATCTGTGTCTTTATCTTCGCTTTCATCATGCCGGTCCTCATCATCA is part of the Rattus norvegicus strain BN/NHsdMcwi chromosome 1, GRCr8, whole genome shotgun sequence genome and harbors:
- the Oprm1 gene encoding mu-type opioid receptor isoform 1G1 (isoform 1G1 is encoded by transcript variant MOR-1G1), with the protein product MKTATNIYIFNLALADALATSTLPFQSVNYLMGTWPFGTILCKIVISIDYYNMFTSIFTLCTMSVDRYIAVCHPVKALDFRTPRNAKIVNVCNWILSSAIGLPVMFMATTKYRQGSIDCTLTFSHPTWYWENLLKICVFIFAFIMPVLIITVCYGLMILRLKSVRMLSGSKEKDRNLRRITRMVLVVVAVFIVCWTPIHIYVIIKALITIPETTFQTVSWHFCIALGYTNSCLNPVLYAFLDENFKRCFREFCIPTSSTIEQQNSTRVRQNTREHPSTANTVDRTNHQLENLEAETAPLP